The following DNA comes from Parcubacteria group bacterium.
GTGTGCCATTATTTTTACATTGACCGATAAGGGAATCCCTGAGAAATTGATCATTATCAAAATCAAAGCTAATAAATACGCGCTTTTTTTGTTGGTAGTAATTTCTATAATCCATATCCTTTTATTATAAAAATTGAAATTAGTTATTATTTAATTAAACTCTTAAAATATTCCTTTGTTTCTTTATCTGTAAAATATACATAGCAACCTTTCATGCCTCTAGTCATTAATGTTCTGTAAGTATTTTTGATTATTGACCTGATTTTTTCTTTCGCCAAAGCTTCATCTTTTTTGAGTAACGTCTTGTATCCTTTAATTGAAGCATCCGTTTTGGCTCTTTTCGATGGGTCAACCAAAACGACTCCGTCTCTTACAATCAAATCATCTCCCACGATTACGCCAATATAATCAACCTCCAGGCCTTGGCAAGTATGAATACACCCGGCTTCATTTACAGAATTTTTCGCAATGATCCAAAGATTTCCGTCAGAACCAAGATTCCATTGCATCTTAAAGTCATACTCTGGAATGTTAATATCATATAACTTTGAATTTCTTCTGCTAATCCAATCCCAACAATACCCTGCAACAATTCTAGCTTTGTTGTTTGCTTTATTTTTCTCAACTATGACTTTGCGTAGCTCCTCAGGAGAATCCATGACCTTAAAATCAAAATCGTCGTCATCCAGAATAACATTTGCCGTTTCTCTGACTTGCAAAGCATTATCTAGCCACGAGAGATATCCGTCCGAACCATTACAACGAAATTGCGAGCTAAGATCGCTTTCAAAAACATTCGCTCCTAATTTTTTGGCCCATTTTTTAATCTCGTCTTTCTCTCCAATATCATCAAAATGGATCTTTTGATTTTCATCAATAAAAAATACTGAGAATTTTGAAGCATTAATTATCTCCTTAATTTGATTTTCTCCCATATTCTTGAACATTCCAGATTTGCTATTGAGGCGATGGGCTTCATCAACAATTAAAGCTCCAAAGATATTTTTCTTCGCATTATAAAATGATCCTGATCCAGAAAATAGATTTGATATTTCTGTTTTTTTCAAAGTTCCTACTAATTTACTTTCGTAAACAGTTCTTGGCGCAGAATTTTTTGAGACATACTGAGCAAATAGGCCATTCTTAATAAGCTCGACCATGAGATTTATTGCTACAACCGACTTTCCCGTTCCTGGACCACCTTCGACGATAAAGACATTCTTGCTTTGATCTGTAGATTTAAGAGCTAAATATTTTGCCTTTTCAAATACAACTTTTTGGTCGTCTACCATTACAAATTCACTGTTTCCCAAAAGCATTAGAGATAAGCTGTCTGCCAAGCATTTTGATGGCTTTATTATTCCACTTTCAATCTGAAACATTACCTTGCCCTTATCTCCATATTTTACAAATTTCTTGATAAACTCTCTCAGTTTTAATGTCTCTTTCCTCAAAAAAACAGGCGCTCTTTTTATATGCTCAGCATAAAACTCATTCCTAATTGCCCCATCGTCTATGTAATTATGTAAATATGCACATGGCATTAATGTTATTTCCTCCTTGGTAATAGCTTCGTTAAAATTATCTAAAAGTGCTGCATATGACCAGGCTTGGTATGCAGGGTGGCTAACTTCGCGCATTCCTCCGCCGACGAATGTTGAAATTATTCCATCCATTTCGGTAATTTCCGCTTTTTCCCATTGCTTCAACTCTACAATCACTGCGTGATCTTTTCTGTCATTATTTTGACCAGTTAAAATAAAATCCACTCGCTTTGATGTTTGTGGAATCTGGTATTCTATCATGACGCCGCAATCACTTGGAATATCCTCGTCTTGAAGAATATTTTCCATGTACATCATAGAATTCTTCCAGGCATTCATTTCGCTAATTGTGGTTTTTCTTTTTAGCTTTTTCTGAAAAATATCATATATCGCAACTTCGATATTGTTAGTGACAACATCCTGAGAAAAACCTTGCTTTGTGGATTGATAAACAATCATAATCTAGAGTTTATTGTATTTAGTATGCCTGCCTTTGGCCTTTTCGATTGGATATTTTTCTTCGTTTTTTGTTTGCTTTTTGTCCAGCGCTTTCAAAACATCTATTTCTAAATCATGACTCATTAGTAAAACCCAATATAAAACATCGGCCAATTCCTCGCCGATTTCTTCTTTCGCCTTTTTTGCATACTTCTTCATTTCACTTTCATTCTTCCATTGAAAATGCTCCATTACCTCTGCTGCTTCCAAAACCAAAGACAAGGCTAAATCTTTTGGATTATGAAATTGCTTCCAATCTCGCGCGTCACGAGAAGCGATTATTCGTTTTGTCAGATCATCTACTTTTGACATAATTTACTTTTTCCAATCCTCAATAATTAATTTACTCCCCGATTTTTTGACTATCACTTTTTGTTTCTCCCGCCAACCGAGTGCGCGGAATAATTCGATGGGGATGGTGACGGCGATGGATTGCTTGCCGACCTTGGTCAGCTTGCGGATATTTTTGTCTTCCATTTTTCTGACTGGCATATATTTGTAGGTAAATTATTTAACCATACGGATTTGCGCTTCTTAATAAGCTCCTACACTGGATTCTCTGCCTACGCCGAGGCTTCGGCAGGCAGGCCGCCGGAGTTTATGCTTGTGAAGCGGGTGCGGGAATGAATGACACGGGGTGTACGTAATTAATTACGTACCACTTTAGGCTGCCGCAAACTCTCCCAACTCCTCAAAAACCCCATCGGTGAAATCGGTTGGTTTGAATTTTAAAATTGCCAGCGCGTTTTTGCGGCAATATTCGAGTTCGGAAAAATTTTTCATTTTTCTAAAAATAAAGTTTTAAACTATTTTAATACCCAAAAAATCCTATCGCCCCTGATATCCAGCCTGTCACTTTATCATTTTACGCCTTTTTGGCTTTTTAGGCTAATTCTAGCAGCTGAAACTCATTGGTCAGCTCTTACATTAAAAAATAATAATCCAATGGCACATTTACAATTTTTTCTTCCTGATCAATGACTAAGGGACTACTAGAAAATACGATTCCGTAATCAGAATTAATCCGACTCATGCTATGCAAAATTTGCTTCCTATCTTTTTTCCCCAGCCCCACTTCAATCATAATCTGCTTCTTATTGCCAATTTGCAAAATAAAGTCAGCTCCGCTTTGAGCGCTATCATAACGGAATGCTCCCCCGCCTCGAAGGATAAACTCTCGATACAGATGGGCCCCGACAGAATCTTCTAGTAGCTTTCCCTTTCTGGTCATAAAAGTACCTTCTTGCCCGGAAATAGAGAGAAAAGACATCCGAATCGCTGAAGACATAAATAAATATTTCGCTGGTTTTTTTGCGACTGACATATTGGATCCATAAGCTGAAACCTTCACAAGCAATTCCGCCTTTTCCAGTGCGTCTAATAGACCGAGCACTGTCAAACGATCAATCTGTAATATTTTTTCTAAAGTATTCAGGCTTGTCGTATCATTTTCTGCAAGAATAAAAAGCAGCCGCTTGGCTTGCGTTAGCGTTTTTATGTCGAAACTACCCATCATCGGCAAGTCTTTTTTTATAATCCCATCCAAAAGCAATGATATTGCATCATAAATTGCCGATTCGTTTGGCAATTGCAAAGTGAATGGCAATGAACCTGACGTCAGAAATCTATCAACATCTCGCCTATCCACCTTACTCCAATATTCATTCACCGATCTTTGCAAATTACCCAACTTAGCATAAACTTCCCTAGCATCAGCTGAAAAGTATATCGCCTCTCTGATATTGTTTTTTAATTGCTTTGTTGGATAAACCTTATTTCCAACCATCTCAAATTCCGCAAAACACATCGGGGTCATTCGTTCAAAAATAGCCCGACCCCTTGAGATATCCGGAGTAGTTTGCAGAACGACTGCCGAAGATCCTGTGCAACAAAAAAATATCCTTGCTGTCTTATCGTGCAAGATCTTAAGTGTTTTTGCCCACTTGGGATCACTCTGTACTTCATCGAAAAAAATAACAACATCTTCCTGTAGGCTTTCAAGATCAACCTTCAGGATTTCTTCATAAGCTTGCATTATCTCAGAAATACCTACATTAAATAAATTCCTCGCTTCATCGATGGATAAAAATAATATTCTAAGTTTTTTTCTTTTGAGAATAATATCATTACAAATCTGTGCCATTAGGGTTGTTTTTCCGACGCCGCGAAGCCCAGGGATTATAATCAACCTATTGTTTGATTTTTTAGCTAAAAAATCAAACAGATATTTCTGTATTTTTACAAATAAAAAACGACTAGGGAGCTGCTCCCCTTTTATATCATGCGTATATTTATGGATTCTATCCTCTGTTGTTCTTATTTGCTTTTGCAAATATTGGATTAGCTCCTGCTGCATATATATTAAACTATACTAGTAAGTTATGTTACTAGTATATTATATTAGACTAGTAATGTCAAACAGTGTTTTTTTGGCTTAAATATAGTGTTTTTATCCTAATTCTCTTGTTGGATATCTCCTATTCAACCCTAGACGAGCTGTTTTTCTTTTAAGCTTGCATAGGCACTTTTTGTGATTATCACATGATCCAACACCTCAATCCCTAAAATCTTCCCCGCCTCCTTGAGGCGCTTGGTCACTTCCAAGTCATCTTCCGACGGTTCGGCGTTACCGGAAGGATGATTGTGCGCGAGAATAACTGACGCCGCCAACTGATCAATGGCCGACTTGAAAACTTCGCGCGGATGAATGAGGCTGGCGTTGAGCGTGCCGATGGAAACGGTTTCTTTGTGAATCAGTTGACTGCGCGCGTTGAGATAGAGCGCGACAAAATGTTCTTTTTTCATGGTGCGCAATTCTTGCAATTGCGCCACGACATCTTTGGCGGAAATAATCATCGGAAGGTTGTTGTCCTCCACTTCCAAGGCGCGCTTGGTCAACTCAAATGCCGCTAAAAAAAGACACGCCTTTGCCGGACCGATACCTTTAATTTTTGATAGACTTTTATAATCAAGTTCTAATAGTTTTTTCTTGGGAAATTTAGCCAGTATTCCACTGGAAATCTTCAAAACATTTTTGCCTTTTATCCCCGTTCGTAGTAAAATCGCCATCAACTCACTATCGCGAAGATTTTCCACTCCTCTTTCCCGCAACTTCTCTCTTGGCATTTCATGTTTTGGCAAGTCTTTGATTTTTGGCATAATTACTTTTTCCAAATATAATTACTCTTTCAAAAACCCCATCGGTAATTCAATCCTACTCCAATTCCCCTCTTTCGTAAAGAAAAGTTCGCCAAAACAGGCGCATTTTTTATTAAGCTCGAAAAATGGCCAGAACGAAATTGCTTGGGAAAAATTTGCCCATGATCAGCATTTCCAAAAATCACACCTCAAGCTATAGATTATCCCGGAAAAATTGGATCGTCCTTCGCCAAGCCAAGGAGGAGTTCTGACCGATATTATGGTCGTCTCCCTGATATTCCACATACTCAACCTTTTTTCCCACTTTCTCCAACTCATCCCGCAAGCGCCGCGAAAGCTCGATCGGCACGCTTTTATCGCCGGTGGCGTGCTGAAGCTGGATCGGTGAAGAGATATCATTGAGATAGGCATAGGGATCGATCCGGTTCCAAAATTGCGGATTTTGACTGGGCAGGCCATACTCCTCGACCAGCGGATTGGAACCGCGCAGGAAGGAAATTTTTGCATTATACGTCTCTAGCTCATCAACAAAACTGCCCACCACTCCCGCCCAGAGGGAATAGGCTTTGATATCTTGGGAAATGACCGCGACGCGCAGACCAATTTCTCCCCCGTTGGAATGCCCCCAATAACCGATCTTTCCGGGATCAACATCCGGATATTTTTTGAGATAAGCGATGGCCTCAAGCGTGTCGATGGTATATTTTTCGGAAAAATGCGCTCCGGTCGCAACACCCTCGGATTGGCCGTGTCCCCGCAGGTCCGGTTTGAACGTGACAAACCCGGCTCTCGCGAGCACTGCCTGATAGCCCTGATAGTTTCCGGTTGTCGAATATTGCTTCGGCGCGATGTACCCATGCACAAAGACGATCGCCGGAAAACCCTGCTCCGGCCTTTTCGCGAGAGGAATAGTCAAAAGTCCAAAGATTTTTAAGCCTTCTGAGCGATAGGAAACGATGGATTGTTTGTAGTTCGATCCGTTCGGCAGAGTTTTTTCCAACACAAATTCTCCGCCTGGATATGTTTGTTTTCTCAACGATTCGATCGCCATCGGAAAATCCGCTTCGCTTTGGGGCTCGACTTGCGAAACTGGCACATTTTCTTCAACTTTTGGATTCTCGACCGGCGCAGCTTTCTTCGGTCTATCGAAAGCCAAAAATAGCGCCAGTCCGCTTACGATCACCAAAAAAATGATCGCCGTGGTTTTTTTCATATTCTTGCATCAAATATATTACCTCCCCCGCTATTAGCCTATCAAGAACCCTCCCAACTCCTCAAAAACCCCATCAGTGAAATCGGTTGGTTTGAATTTGAAAATCGCCAGCGCGTTTTTGCGGCAATAGTCGAGCTCTGGTAGATTATTAGTCTTAGTGTAATGTTTGAAACTATCAAGCGTGTCCGCCGCGCGGATGATCAGTGCATCACGTCCGGCCTCGGCCGCGCGCTTGGCCAAATCTTCAATGCGCTGGTCTGAATTTTCAATCGAACGATCCTTGGTGTTGGCGCGCACTAATTGCAAGACGGTTTCCCCGAACTCGGATCGTATGAGCTCCTCGGTAATACCGCTCCATTCTAGCGCATCGTGCAGAAGTCCAGTAAGTACTGCATCACGGGAATAGTCATTTTCATAGAGATAGACTCCCACGCGGATAACATGAAACAAGATCGGTTTTCTTGATCCTTCTTGCGATACTGGAAAATGCGCGACAAGCATCCGCAAGGCCTTTTCAAATTCGATATCGATTAGTTCTGGCATAATTATTTTATCTATCTTGGCAATTTATTATCCAACTTGGCACACTGCGAGACTGGATTCCCGCCTGCGCGGGAATGACATGAAGGGTTGAGATCCTGAATCAAGTTCAGGATGACAATGAGAGCAGGAGGACAAGGATGTAAGTAATTTCCGCCCAAGGCGGATCAGCCTAGGGCTGAAATTGCGTACATCTCTATTCTACCCCCATTTCCCCGCTTTGGCAAAGAAAAAAGGGATCATCCGTAATGCGAATGACCCCCTTTTTGTGAACAATGTTCGAATTGAAATTTGCTATAAAAAACCGATTCATTTCTTGGGGATAGCTTTGGCAAAAAATTCCGCCAATTCCTCTATGTACCTATCCACATGGAGTAT
Coding sequences within:
- a CDS encoding HD domain-containing protein; its protein translation is MPELIDIEFEKALRMLVAHFPVSQEGSRKPILFHVIRVGVYLYENDYSRDAVLTGLLHDALEWSGITEELIRSEFGETVLQLVRANTKDRSIENSDQRIEDLAKRAAEAGRDALIIRAADTLDSFKHYTKTNNLPELDYCRKNALAIFKFKPTDFTDGVFEELGGFLIG
- a CDS encoding AAA family ATPase, producing MQQELIQYLQKQIRTTEDRIHKYTHDIKGEQLPSRFLFVKIQKYLFDFLAKKSNNRLIIIPGLRGVGKTTLMAQICNDIILKRKKLRILFLSIDEARNLFNVGISEIMQAYEEILKVDLESLQEDVVIFFDEVQSDPKWAKTLKILHDKTARIFFCCTGSSAVVLQTTPDISRGRAIFERMTPMCFAEFEMVGNKVYPTKQLKNNIREAIYFSADAREVYAKLGNLQRSVNEYWSKVDRRDVDRFLTSGSLPFTLQLPNESAIYDAISLLLDGIIKKDLPMMGSFDIKTLTQAKRLLFILAENDTTSLNTLEKILQIDRLTVLGLLDALEKAELLVKVSAYGSNMSVAKKPAKYLFMSSAIRMSFLSISGQEGTFMTRKGKLLEDSVGAHLYREFILRGGGAFRYDSAQSGADFILQIGNKKQIMIEVGLGKKDRKQILHSMSRINSDYGIVFSSSPLVIDQEEKIVNVPLDYYFLM
- the radC gene encoding DNA repair protein RadC; this translates as MPKIKDLPKHEMPREKLRERGVENLRDSELMAILLRTGIKGKNVLKISSGILAKFPKKKLLELDYKSLSKIKGIGPAKACLFLAAFELTKRALEVEDNNLPMIISAKDVVAQLQELRTMKKEHFVALYLNARSQLIHKETVSIGTLNASLIHPREVFKSAIDQLAASVILAHNHPSGNAEPSEDDLEVTKRLKEAGKILGIEVLDHVIITKSAYASLKEKQLV
- a CDS encoding DUF2075 domain-containing protein, yielding MIVYQSTKQGFSQDVVTNNIEVAIYDIFQKKLKRKTTISEMNAWKNSMMYMENILQDEDIPSDCGVMIEYQIPQTSKRVDFILTGQNNDRKDHAVIVELKQWEKAEITEMDGIISTFVGGGMREVSHPAYQAWSYAALLDNFNEAITKEEITLMPCAYLHNYIDDGAIRNEFYAEHIKRAPVFLRKETLKLREFIKKFVKYGDKGKVMFQIESGIIKPSKCLADSLSLMLLGNSEFVMVDDQKVVFEKAKYLALKSTDQSKNVFIVEGGPGTGKSVVAINLMVELIKNGLFAQYVSKNSAPRTVYESKLVGTLKKTEISNLFSGSGSFYNAKKNIFGALIVDEAHRLNSKSGMFKNMGENQIKEIINASKFSVFFIDENQKIHFDDIGEKDEIKKWAKKLGANVFESDLSSQFRCNGSDGYLSWLDNALQVRETANVILDDDDFDFKVMDSPEELRKVIVEKNKANNKARIVAGYCWDWISRRNSKLYDINIPEYDFKMQWNLGSDGNLWIIAKNSVNEAGCIHTCQGLEVDYIGVIVGDDLIVRDGVVLVDPSKRAKTDASIKGYKTLLKKDEALAKEKIRSIIKNTYRTLMTRGMKGCYVYFTDKETKEYFKSLIK
- a CDS encoding nucleotide pyrophosphohydrolase — encoded protein: MSKVDDLTKRIIASRDARDWKQFHNPKDLALSLVLEAAEVMEHFQWKNESEMKKYAKKAKEEIGEELADVLYWVLLMSHDLEIDVLKALDKKQTKNEEKYPIEKAKGRHTKYNKL
- a CDS encoding alpha/beta fold hydrolase; protein product: MKKTTAIIFLVIVSGLALFLAFDRPKKAAPVENPKVEENVPVSQVEPQSEADFPMAIESLRKQTYPGGEFVLEKTLPNGSNYKQSIVSYRSEGLKIFGLLTIPLAKRPEQGFPAIVFVHGYIAPKQYSTTGNYQGYQAVLARAGFVTFKPDLRGHGQSEGVATGAHFSEKYTIDTLEAIAYLKKYPDVDPGKIGYWGHSNGGEIGLRVAVISQDIKAYSLWAGVVGSFVDELETYNAKISFLRGSNPLVEEYGLPSQNPQFWNRIDPYAYLNDISSPIQLQHATGDKSVPIELSRRLRDELEKVGKKVEYVEYQGDDHNIGQNSSLAWRRTIQFFRDNL